The Fibrobacter sp. genome contains a region encoding:
- a CDS encoding divergent polysaccharide deacetylase family protein, which yields MQFRIIFSIFVTTLVFLAVLLGIRFGYLEKVIEFSKLPKQENKKEAVSKSVKSNTSLDSVLKQCFTSLEIPENHYKRRFSLEDSTLLINIQVPRGKPMEWIVWFITSSVSPTGYRVDDCSYYSEQKGCRLNFSSPKPDKPKLIISMKYSTAFFSQTASMAILIEDFGFSADETSVGFLSFPEPLTVALSSTKKLSTWTAQIANEYHKEIILMIPMEPIPRSSKYASSAILVHYPEEKIRSILNTAIESVPHFAGFCNYCGDRVLEDSRVMQIILSEVSKHKSYFIMTPGSRKSVAGSIAARMNVPFREVDFTINSKLSTSAIQDTLSHFAAIAQKRGQVLIKGTASASLITALKNALPALKQNGIRLIYVSETLKP from the coding sequence ATGCAATTTCGAATTATCTTCTCCATATTTGTTACCACACTGGTGTTTCTTGCTGTACTCCTCGGAATACGTTTCGGATATCTGGAAAAAGTAATCGAATTCAGTAAACTGCCAAAGCAGGAAAATAAAAAAGAAGCAGTCTCAAAATCGGTTAAAAGCAACACATCACTGGATTCTGTTCTGAAACAGTGCTTTACTTCCCTTGAAATTCCGGAAAACCATTACAAAAGACGATTTTCACTGGAAGACTCCACTCTGCTGATCAATATCCAGGTTCCCCGTGGAAAACCAATGGAATGGATCGTATGGTTCATCACATCATCTGTTTCCCCGACCGGGTACAGGGTTGATGATTGTTCCTATTATTCTGAGCAGAAAGGCTGCCGGCTCAACTTTTCCAGCCCAAAGCCGGATAAACCAAAACTCATCATAAGCATGAAATATTCCACCGCTTTCTTCAGCCAAACAGCCAGCATGGCTATTCTGATCGAAGATTTCGGTTTCTCCGCTGATGAAACCAGTGTAGGTTTTCTCTCCTTTCCTGAACCGCTCACAGTTGCTTTATCGAGCACTAAAAAGCTCTCCACATGGACAGCCCAGATAGCCAATGAGTATCACAAAGAGATCATTCTGATGATTCCCATGGAGCCTATCCCCCGATCTTCTAAATACGCCAGTTCTGCAATACTGGTGCATTATCCTGAGGAAAAGATCCGCTCCATACTGAATACAGCAATTGAATCGGTTCCCCATTTCGCCGGCTTCTGCAATTACTGCGGAGATAGAGTGCTTGAGGATTCCCGTGTCATGCAGATTATTTTAAGCGAGGTCTCAAAACACAAATCCTACTTTATAATGACCCCGGGCAGCCGTAAATCAGTTGCCGGATCAATTGCCGCCAGGATGAATGTCCCTTTCAGAGAAGTTGATTTTACCATCAACTCAAAACTTTCCACAAGTGCCATTCAGGATACATTGAGCCATTTCGCAGCTATAGCACAGAAACGAGGACAGGTTCTTATAAAGGGAACAG